One Fusobacterium varium DNA window includes the following coding sequences:
- a CDS encoding orotate phosphoribosyltransferase, translated as MSREKDIAKSLLGTGAVRLNVKEPFTFVSGIKSPIYCDNRKMIGYPAERKVVVDAFVKKLSEKEFDVVAGTATAGIPWAAFIAAEMNKPMSYIRGEKKDHGAGRQIEGADFAGKRVIVIEDLISTGGSSIKAVEAARNEGAASVEVVSIFSYEFDKAFKNFAANNIPWESLSNFTALIELAREEKYLTEEEAEIASSWNKNTDTWGR; from the coding sequence ATGAGTAGAGAGAAAGATATTGCAAAATCACTATTAGGAACAGGAGCAGTTAGATTAAACGTAAAAGAACCATTTACATTTGTATCAGGAATTAAAAGTCCAATATACTGTGACAATAGAAAAATGATAGGATACCCAGCAGAAAGAAAAGTTGTTGTAGATGCTTTTGTTAAAAAACTTTCTGAAAAAGAATTTGATGTAGTAGCAGGAACTGCAACAGCAGGAATCCCTTGGGCTGCATTTATAGCTGCTGAAATGAACAAACCTATGAGTTACATTAGAGGAGAAAAGAAAGATCACGGAGCTGGAAGACAAATTGAAGGAGCAGACTTTGCTGGGAAAAGAGTAATCGTTATAGAAGATCTTATTTCAACTGGAGGAAGCTCTATAAAAGCTGTTGAAGCTGCTAGAAATGAAGGAGCTGCATCTGTAGAAGTAGTTTCTATATTCTCTTATGAATTTGATAAAGCATTTAAAAACTTTGCAGCAAATAACATTCCTTGGGAATCTCTATCTAACTTCACTGCATTAATCGAACTTGCAAGAGAAGAAAAATATCTTACTGAAGAGGAAGCTGAAATAGCATCATCTTGGAATAAAAATACAGATACTTGGGGAAGATAA